Below is a window of Spirochaetaceae bacterium DNA.
GTGGTGTGCCTGGCACGCGAGAGCCAAATTCTCCGGTTCCGGGCCGCCCCCCTCGGCAACCGGCAGCAGGTGGTGGATCTGTAGCAGGTGGGAAGAATTGCAGCGGCGACCGGTGAGCGGATCCCGATAGCGGCAGCGCCCTCCGTCGCGCAGCCAGACGTGACGCCGGACAGCCGCCGGAATGGGGTGCCGCGGCGGCGAGCGGCGCGGGCCGAGCGGAGCATCGCGGGTGCACCGCGGCGACGCTCTCCCCGTCATGCCGCCCGCACCACGCGCAGGCCGCACGCCGCTGACCGACTCCGGCGCCGCAGCCGTGACCGGCCGGATCCGCGTCGCATCAGCGCCGTCGGCGGGGCCGCCG
It encodes the following:
- a CDS encoding HNH endonuclease, which gives rise to GGPADGADATRIRPVTAAAPESVSGVRPARGAGGMTGRASPRCTRDAPLGPRRSPPRHPIPAAVRRHVWLRDGGRCRYRDPLTGRRCNSSHLLQIHHLLPVAEGGGPEPENLALACQAHHRMCHGYGPAPTLEPWM